In Oscillospiraceae bacterium, the following are encoded in one genomic region:
- a CDS encoding VTT domain-containing protein codes for MNRRTIIVSLLIAAGMAVLIAFMVNDLLPLIRAFLDNDTDIAAHIETYGARGVPMLIALQILQIILPIIPAASIAALSGLLYGVWQGAVINMTGRILGNMIMFVAWRKMRNLMARIWPQNEEKQGFLTRIMAKVNNPGIAATLIIFMPGIPYSLTPYMFAKTKMPLTQYLAAVIIGNLPWAFLYAYLGDSVADGNYTTALILLGIVAAVVIAAVAVRRKLRRKPKETFTL; via the coding sequence ATGAACCGACGCACCATCATCGTTTCGTTGCTCATCGCTGCGGGCATGGCGGTCTTGATTGCCTTCATGGTCAACGACCTGTTGCCATTGATCCGCGCTTTTCTCGACAACGACACCGATATTGCCGCTCACATCGAAACCTATGGTGCACGCGGCGTGCCGATGCTCATTGCGTTGCAAATACTTCAAATCATCCTGCCCATCATCCCCGCGGCCAGCATCGCAGCATTGAGCGGCTTGCTGTATGGCGTGTGGCAGGGCGCAGTCATCAACATGACAGGGCGCATTTTGGGCAACATGATCATGTTCGTCGCTTGGCGCAAAATGCGGAATCTCATGGCTCGTATCTGGCCGCAAAACGAAGAGAAACAAGGCTTCCTCACCCGCATTATGGCAAAAGTGAACAACCCCGGCATTGCGGCAACACTGATTATCTTCATGCCGGGCATCCCTTACAGCCTTACGCCCTATATGTTCGCCAAGACGAAAATGCCGCTGACACAATACCTCGCGGCCGTTATTATCGGCAACTTGCCGTGGGCGTTTTTGTACGCCTATTTGGGTGACAGCGTGGCGGACGGCAATTATACCACGGCGTTGATCTTGCTGGGCATTGTGGCGGCCGTCGTCATCGCAGCAGTTGCCGTGCGGCGCAAGCTGAGACGCAAACCCAAAGAAACGTTTACATTGTAG
- the rnc gene encoding ribonuclease III, whose amino-acid sequence MTGTININFGARIGYTFQSPALLEMALTHSSHANEHRRSSQGSYERLEFLGDAVLGMLTAEYLYQAHPTMPEGELTKLRSQLICEPSLCAVAKSLELGKVIRLGKGELSAGGQTRPSVLADVVEALLAAIYLDGGVVAARDFYQQHICDIVVKASAFNDYKTQLQEIVQRQQGRKIAYSLDSETGPEHAKTFTASVAIDDIKRGTGNGHSRKEAEQKAAEMAMGDKTWY is encoded by the coding sequence ATGACCGGCACAATCAACATCAATTTTGGAGCGCGCATTGGCTACACGTTCCAATCCCCCGCCCTGCTCGAAATGGCGTTAACACACAGCTCACACGCCAACGAACATCGGCGTAGCTCTCAGGGTTCATATGAGCGTTTAGAATTTCTGGGAGACGCTGTGCTGGGAATGTTGACTGCCGAATACTTATATCAAGCCCACCCCACCATGCCGGAGGGCGAGCTGACCAAGCTGCGCTCACAGCTAATTTGCGAACCGAGCCTATGCGCAGTGGCAAAATCACTGGAACTGGGCAAGGTCATCCGCTTAGGCAAAGGTGAGTTGTCAGCGGGCGGGCAAACGCGCCCGTCTGTGCTGGCCGACGTTGTCGAGGCATTGCTAGCGGCCATTTATCTGGACGGCGGTGTGGTGGCGGCACGGGATTTTTATCAGCAGCATATTTGCGATATCGTGGTCAAAGCCAGTGCTTTCAACGATTACAAAACGCAATTACAAGAAATCGTGCAACGACAACAAGGGCGAAAAATCGCTTACTCGCTTGACAGTGAGACGGGACCCGAACACGCTAAAACATTCACCGCATCGGTCGCCATTGACGACATCAAACGCGGCACAGGCAACGGACATAGTCGCAAAGAAGCCGAACAAAAAGCCGCCGAAATGGCGATGGGTGATAAGACATGGTATTAA
- the trmFO gene encoding methylenetetrahydrofolate--tRNA-(uracil(54)-C(5))-methyltransferase (FADH(2)-oxidizing) TrmFO — MTTVTIIGAGLAGCEAAWQLAERNVQIKLHEMKPHAMSPAHQSPYYAELVCSNSLRGDSLENAVGLLKEELRRMNSLIISCADVTRVPAGGALAVDREAFARLVTEKIQTHENITIIEGEVDTIPNDGRVIIASGPLTQGKLADDIAAKLGTPLFFFDAAAPIVTLESIDMTHAFWGSRYDKGTPDYVNCPLDKSQYQAFVQALATAEQAQLRDFEDSRVFEGCLPVEVLARRGEDALRYGAFKPVGLSGPDGEKHYAVLQLRKDNAAGDLLNLVGCQTHLTFGEQRRVFGMIPALRNAEYMRYGVMHRNTYIDSPRHLDACFRLKSEPRIAFAGQMTGVEGYVESCASGLVAALGIEFPETTAIGALAHYISNPAIVNFQPMNINFGLLPPLEQRIRDKRERYRTISERALRELYYEE; from the coding sequence ATGACGACAGTCACCATTATAGGCGCGGGTCTTGCAGGCTGCGAGGCCGCATGGCAACTTGCCGAGCGCAACGTGCAGATCAAACTGCACGAAATGAAACCGCATGCCATGTCGCCCGCGCATCAAAGCCCATATTACGCCGAGCTTGTTTGCTCCAATTCCCTGCGCGGCGACAGTTTAGAGAATGCTGTCGGGCTACTCAAAGAAGAGCTGCGGCGAATGAATTCGCTCATTATTTCATGTGCCGATGTCACGCGTGTACCTGCCGGCGGCGCACTTGCCGTAGATCGCGAAGCATTTGCACGGCTTGTTACCGAGAAGATTCAAACACACGAAAACATTACCATTATCGAGGGCGAAGTTGATACTATCCCCAATGATGGGCGCGTAATCATAGCATCAGGGCCACTCACACAAGGAAAGTTGGCAGACGATATTGCCGCAAAACTCGGCACGCCGCTCTTTTTCTTCGATGCCGCTGCACCGATTGTCACGCTGGAAAGCATTGACATGACACATGCGTTTTGGGGTAGCCGCTACGACAAAGGCACGCCCGATTACGTCAATTGTCCACTCGATAAGTCACAATATCAAGCCTTTGTGCAAGCCTTAGCGACAGCGGAACAAGCGCAACTGCGGGATTTTGAAGATTCGCGGGTGTTCGAGGGCTGTTTGCCTGTCGAGGTACTGGCACGACGGGGTGAAGACGCCTTACGATACGGAGCGTTTAAACCTGTTGGATTAAGTGGTCCGGACGGCGAGAAACATTATGCTGTGTTGCAACTCCGCAAAGATAATGCGGCCGGCGATTTACTCAATTTGGTCGGTTGCCAAACACATTTGACATTCGGTGAACAGAGGCGCGTTTTCGGCATGATTCCCGCGTTGCGCAACGCCGAATATATGCGCTACGGCGTTATGCATCGCAACACATATATTGATTCGCCACGACATTTAGACGCTTGTTTTCGATTGAAAAGCGAGCCGCGTATTGCCTTTGCAGGGCAAATGACAGGCGTAGAGGGCTATGTGGAATCATGCGCAAGTGGGTTGGTAGCGGCATTGGGCATTGAATTCCCAGAGACCACGGCAATCGGCGCATTGGCACATTATATTTCCAATCCCGCTATAGTGAATTTTCAACCAATGAATATCAATTTCGGATTGTTGCCGCCTTTAGAGCAACGAATTAGAGACAAGCGGGAGCGTTATCGCACCATTTCTGAGCGAGCATTGCGTGAATTATATTATGAGGAGTGA
- a CDS encoding AAA family ATPase yields the protein MPFIVGIAGGSASGKTTFCHALAETLDGYNINVFHMDHYFKADEQLPRAKAPIADKEYPDHNHPDTIDFPRLLDAISQTKQSTEIILIEGALAFAFKEIYSQCDLKIYIDCQVDERIVRRLKRYYSGAWGNVTVDEIFGYMSDIYLDLVRYRHDEYVEPSKWRADMILNGSMPSEKALEMVRDYILSKIGGAV from the coding sequence ATGCCGTTTATCGTAGGTATTGCCGGTGGCAGCGCAAGCGGGAAAACTACTTTTTGCCATGCGCTTGCCGAAACTCTTGATGGGTATAATATAAATGTCTTTCATATGGATCACTATTTCAAGGCCGATGAACAGTTGCCACGCGCCAAAGCACCTATTGCGGACAAAGAATATCCCGACCATAATCATCCTGACACCATTGATTTCCCGCGGTTGTTGGATGCAATTTCGCAAACCAAACAAAGTACGGAAATTATTTTAATCGAAGGTGCTCTGGCATTTGCATTTAAGGAGATTTATTCGCAATGTGATTTGAAAATTTATATCGATTGTCAAGTCGATGAGCGGATTGTGCGGCGATTGAAGCGTTATTATTCAGGCGCTTGGGGGAATGTTACAGTTGATGAGATTTTTGGCTATATGTCGGATATTTATCTTGATTTGGTGCGATACAGACATGACGAGTATGTTGAGCCGTCGAAGTGGCGGGCAGATATGATTCTCAATGGTTCGATGCCATCGGAGAAAGCTTTGGAGATGGTGAGAGACTATATTTTGAGCAAAATTGGAGGAGCCGTATGA
- the smc gene encoding chromosome segregation protein SMC — protein MVLKRLELHGFKSFPDKTLLDFGEGVTAVVGPNGSGKSNVGDAVRWVLGEQNCRTLRCEKKMDELIFHGTAKRNAVGFCEASIVLDNTARGIAYDGDEVVITRRLYRSGESEYYINKASVRLKDVSDLFLDTGLGRDGYSIIGQGRISEVISERSGDRRRIFEEAAGIARYRVRKEESQRKLKHADDNLVRIQDKIDELQWQLDPLVEQAEVAKRYLLARDELRQLEINVWLENLDNLRRDGDKARAECRIADEQFMARKAGIEALYAESTGIDETLEVSNIAAEECRQQYNQAQEQAAETETLRAVKQTEREHQQQTAQRLHEELQTHLTRDEDLVQQIEGEQTAIETLEQSRALLSEQETLLRRELNALQENTSGIALALDDARLTEQTARAAAAECSTQLAAEQAAVAQWHAQIDSISQAQTENEAVLTQARTDLDQYNQKLRDIDETLTAHKNILQGYELRRETRGKKLEQQRAELELLRLNERELLARRTTLTAMEREYEGFSNSVKTVMNNAKNQALQGIHGAIGDIITVEDKYAAAIETTLGGALQNIVVDNEDDAKAAISLLKARNSGRATFLPITAVRGRELNEPSLQSASGFVGIASHLVQYDSQYSGIIAQLLGRTVVAEHIDAAIALSRAYKHQFRIVTLDGQIIHAGGSMTGGSLARTTNILSRRNELDRIIAKHDVLKNDIAVKNEAFLELDREVTAVNYDYETSLEQSRVAENERRIVLSEGEHANRRVTELEAAAVTHMRQLEELRKSITASLQLQDQHTRTAANHLQRAEEAKALQDNHLAGQNTLSQEGETLTNTLSTLRDEQFKADAQLLAHRKSIADIESLRQSLSGDHETRTANQLACEESVVRLDSEIKQLVTQKQAQDNEAEKLNVTLHEIYERRNALEGKRGTVERQIREHNDDIIKLEQEKSRLELKRESAESEEKAIIDKLWDNYGLTRSAATAARTDIDSLPKANRRIGALRQDINDMGAVNVGAIEEYDRVKERHNYLSEQRDDAAAAQQELLAMIEEITAQMANIFTRQFAQINELFGATFSEIFGGGAAYLELEDPEDILNCGVEIKAQPPGKKMRSITLLSGGEKSLVAIALYFSLFKVRPAPFCLLDEIDHELDDVNVTRFAAYLDKMARNTQCIVITHRRGTMEAANKLYGVTTVEEGISKIITLTLDDAEGV, from the coding sequence ATGGTATTAAAACGATTAGAACTGCACGGCTTCAAATCCTTTCCGGACAAGACACTGCTCGATTTCGGCGAGGGCGTGACGGCGGTCGTTGGCCCCAATGGCAGCGGCAAAAGCAATGTTGGCGACGCCGTGCGCTGGGTATTGGGTGAGCAGAATTGCCGCACCTTGCGCTGCGAAAAGAAAATGGATGAACTCATCTTCCACGGCACAGCCAAGCGCAATGCTGTGGGTTTTTGCGAGGCATCTATTGTACTGGACAACACTGCCCGCGGCATTGCTTACGACGGCGACGAAGTCGTCATTACGCGACGGCTGTACCGTTCGGGCGAGAGCGAATATTATATCAACAAAGCCTCGGTACGGCTCAAAGACGTATCCGATTTGTTCCTCGATACCGGATTGGGGCGCGACGGCTACTCCATTATCGGGCAAGGCCGCATCAGCGAAGTCATCAGCGAGCGTTCGGGCGACCGCCGGCGTATATTTGAAGAGGCGGCGGGCATTGCCCGCTATCGCGTGCGCAAAGAGGAGAGCCAGCGCAAATTAAAGCATGCCGACGACAATCTCGTGCGTATTCAAGATAAAATCGACGAACTGCAATGGCAGCTCGACCCGCTTGTCGAACAAGCTGAAGTCGCCAAACGATATTTGCTGGCACGGGATGAGTTGCGGCAGCTTGAAATCAATGTGTGGCTCGAAAATTTGGACAACTTGCGCCGCGACGGTGACAAGGCACGCGCCGAATGCCGCATTGCCGACGAACAATTCATGGCACGCAAGGCCGGCATAGAGGCATTGTATGCCGAATCGACTGGAATTGACGAAACACTGGAAGTCAGCAACATTGCCGCGGAGGAATGTCGCCAACAGTACAACCAAGCGCAAGAACAAGCCGCCGAGACTGAAACCCTCCGCGCTGTCAAACAAACCGAGCGCGAACATCAACAGCAAACCGCACAACGCTTGCACGAAGAATTGCAGACGCACTTAACGCGCGATGAGGATTTAGTGCAGCAAATCGAAGGCGAACAAACCGCCATCGAAACATTGGAACAGTCACGAGCTCTTCTTTCTGAACAAGAAACTCTCTTACGCAGAGAACTCAACGCGTTGCAAGAGAACACCAGCGGCATTGCGTTGGCGTTAGACGACGCACGTTTGACCGAGCAGACAGCCCGGGCAGCGGCAGCAGAGTGCAGTACGCAGTTGGCCGCCGAACAGGCCGCAGTGGCGCAATGGCACGCACAAATCGACAGCATTTCACAAGCACAGACTGAAAACGAGGCAGTTTTAACACAAGCCCGCACCGATTTAGACCAATACAACCAAAAATTACGCGACATCGACGAAACCCTGACGGCACATAAAAACATATTACAAGGCTATGAGTTACGGCGCGAAACACGCGGCAAAAAGTTGGAACAACAACGCGCCGAACTGGAATTGTTGCGCTTAAACGAACGCGAACTGCTGGCACGACGCACGACATTGACAGCCATGGAGCGCGAATACGAGGGGTTTTCCAACTCAGTCAAAACCGTGATGAACAACGCAAAGAACCAGGCATTGCAAGGTATTCACGGCGCAATTGGCGATATTATCACGGTCGAGGACAAATACGCCGCCGCCATTGAAACCACGCTGGGCGGCGCATTACAGAACATTGTCGTTGACAACGAAGATGATGCCAAAGCCGCCATCTCACTACTCAAGGCGCGCAACAGCGGGAGGGCGACTTTCTTGCCCATTACCGCCGTGCGTGGGCGGGAACTCAACGAGCCATCTCTGCAAAGTGCCTCCGGCTTTGTCGGTATCGCCAGCCATCTTGTGCAATACGACAGCCAATACAGCGGCATTATTGCGCAATTGCTGGGTCGCACCGTTGTGGCAGAACACATCGACGCGGCGATTGCGCTGTCGCGGGCGTACAAGCATCAATTTAGAATCGTCACACTTGATGGGCAAATTATCCATGCCGGCGGCAGTATGACGGGCGGCAGTTTGGCAAGAACAACCAATATTCTCTCCCGCCGTAACGAACTTGACCGCATTATTGCCAAACACGATGTCTTAAAAAACGATATTGCGGTCAAAAACGAAGCGTTCCTCGAACTGGATCGTGAGGTCACTGCTGTCAACTACGACTATGAAACATCGCTCGAACAGAGCCGTGTCGCGGAGAACGAGCGGCGTATCGTGCTGTCAGAGGGCGAACACGCCAACCGCCGTGTGACTGAGCTGGAAGCCGCTGCCGTCACGCATATGCGGCAACTGGAAGAGCTGCGTAAATCCATCACCGCTTCGTTACAATTGCAAGACCAACATACCCGCACAGCCGCCAACCACCTGCAACGCGCCGAAGAAGCAAAAGCATTGCAAGACAATCACTTAGCCGGCCAAAACACACTAAGCCAAGAGGGTGAAACATTGACCAACACCCTATCGACACTGCGCGACGAACAATTTAAGGCCGATGCGCAACTCTTAGCGCACCGCAAGAGCATTGCCGACATTGAGTCACTGCGGCAGTCGCTGTCGGGCGACCATGAAACACGCACGGCAAATCAGCTGGCATGTGAGGAATCCGTAGTGCGTCTGGATAGCGAAATCAAACAGTTGGTAACGCAGAAACAGGCACAAGACAATGAGGCAGAAAAACTCAACGTCACTTTACACGAAATCTACGAACGGCGCAACGCCTTAGAGGGCAAGCGCGGCACGGTGGAACGGCAAATCCGCGAGCATAACGACGACATTATCAAACTAGAGCAAGAGAAATCGCGCTTAGAATTGAAACGCGAATCAGCCGAGAGCGAAGAAAAAGCCATCATTGATAAACTTTGGGACAATTACGGCCTAACACGCAGCGCGGCAACGGCGGCACGGACAGACATCGACAGTTTGCCCAAGGCAAATCGCCGCATCGGTGCGTTGCGGCAGGACATTAACGATATGGGTGCTGTCAATGTTGGTGCCATTGAAGAATATGATAGGGTGAAGGAGCGTCACAACTACCTCAGTGAGCAGCGTGACGATGCTGCAGCCGCACAACAAGAGCTTTTGGCCATGATTGAAGAAATTACCGCACAGATGGCCAACATTTTCACGCGGCAATTCGCGCAAATTAACGAACTCTTCGGTGCCACATTCAGCGAAATATTCGGCGGCGGTGCGGCATATTTAGAGCTTGAAGACCCCGAAGATATCCTAAATTGCGGCGTAGAGATCAAGGCACAGCCCCCCGGCAAAAAAATGCGTTCGATTACATTGCTGTCCGGCGGAGAGAAGTCTTTGGTTGCCATCGCGTTATATTTTTCGCTCTTCAAAGTGCGCCCCGCGCCCTTTTGTCTGCTCGATGAAATTGACCATGAGCTTGACGACGTCAATGTCACGCGCTTTGCCGCTTATTTGGACAAAATGGCACGAAACACACAGTGTATCGTCATCACCCACCGCCGCGGCACAATGGAGGCCGCTAACAAACTCTACGGCGTGACAACTGTCGAAGAAGGCATTTCTAAAATTATCACGCTGACGCTTGATGATGCCGAAGGTGTTTAA
- the plsX gene encoding phosphate acyltransferase PlsX encodes MKLIIDAMSGDHAPLEIVKGALEADFDGQILLVGREVSIIGACEQLDIQQFPANIEIFNAEQVVEMEDDAGAVMREKPDSSMAVALRLLAEGQGDAVISAGNTGALLAMSTLTVKRIRGIRRAALAPILPSSNGGVLLLDCGANVECTAEYLYQFALMGYAYAKKTLLLDNPRVGLLNIGSEEGKGTAVHREAYQLLKQAHEANKINFIGNAEARDMPFGVCDVLISDGFSGNILLKTMEGVGLFFAKSLKDIIYKNGKTKIAGALLKKDMAAFKKMMDYTETGGAPLLGIAKPVIKAHGSSNAKAICGAIRQAKNYAAGNACGYIQEQLS; translated from the coding sequence ATGAAACTGATTATTGATGCGATGAGTGGCGACCACGCGCCGTTAGAGATTGTCAAAGGAGCGTTGGAGGCAGACTTTGATGGTCAAATTTTGCTTGTCGGGCGCGAGGTTTCTATTATAGGGGCCTGTGAACAGCTTGACATACAGCAATTCCCGGCCAATATCGAGATTTTCAATGCCGAGCAGGTAGTTGAAATGGAAGATGACGCCGGAGCGGTTATGCGCGAAAAGCCGGATAGTTCAATGGCGGTCGCATTACGTCTGCTTGCCGAAGGGCAGGGCGATGCTGTCATCAGCGCGGGCAATACAGGCGCACTGCTCGCCATGTCAACACTGACAGTCAAGCGTATTCGCGGTATTCGGCGCGCGGCATTGGCACCGATCTTGCCATCTTCAAATGGCGGCGTGCTGTTGCTGGACTGTGGGGCAAATGTCGAGTGTACAGCCGAATACCTCTACCAATTCGCACTCATGGGCTACGCATACGCAAAGAAAACGTTATTGCTCGACAACCCGCGTGTTGGACTGCTCAACATCGGCAGCGAAGAGGGCAAAGGCACGGCCGTGCATCGCGAGGCGTATCAACTGCTCAAACAGGCGCATGAAGCCAATAAAATCAACTTTATTGGCAACGCCGAGGCGCGCGACATGCCGTTCGGCGTGTGTGATGTGCTGATTTCTGACGGGTTCAGCGGTAATATTTTGCTCAAAACGATGGAGGGCGTGGGGCTGTTTTTTGCCAAATCGCTCAAAGACATCATTTATAAAAATGGCAAAACCAAAATTGCCGGCGCATTGCTAAAAAAAGACATGGCAGCATTCAAAAAAATGATGGACTATACTGAAACAGGCGGCGCACCCTTGCTCGGCATTGCCAAGCCCGTTATCAAGGCACACGGCAGCAGCAATGCCAAGGCAATCTGTGGCGCAATCCGGCAGGCGAAAAACTATGCAGCGGGCAATGCCTGTGGCTATATTCAGGAGCAGCTCTCATGA
- the rdgB gene encoding RdgB/HAM1 family non-canonical purine NTP pyrophosphatase, with protein sequence MQLIIASNNAKKAAELHALLDGKFELLTLQQAGIYNVPEETGTTFRENALIKANAAHIRTGMPVVADDSGLCVDALGGAPGVYSAEYGSPQAVTDTDRNALLLKNMNNKDNRTCHFVSCLCLLLPNKPPIYFEGYCHGELLHNPRGNGGFGYDPLVYLPAYKKTMAELPSEVKNAISHRGQAMVKLKEYLL encoded by the coding sequence ATGCAACTAATCATCGCCAGCAACAACGCCAAAAAAGCCGCCGAATTACACGCCTTGCTGGATGGAAAATTCGAGCTGTTGACATTACAGCAGGCCGGCATATATAATGTACCCGAAGAAACAGGCACGACGTTCCGCGAAAATGCGTTGATTAAAGCCAACGCCGCGCATATTCGGACGGGAATGCCTGTAGTGGCAGACGATTCGGGGTTGTGTGTCGACGCGTTGGGCGGTGCGCCGGGCGTTTATTCGGCGGAGTATGGCTCGCCCCAAGCTGTCACCGATACCGACCGCAACGCCCTGCTTCTCAAAAATATGAACAACAAAGATAACCGCACTTGCCACTTTGTCAGTTGCCTCTGTTTGCTGCTGCCAAACAAGCCGCCTATCTACTTCGAGGGCTACTGCCACGGCGAACTGCTGCACAATCCACGCGGCAACGGCGGTTTCGGCTACGACCCGCTCGTGTATTTGCCTGCATACAAAAAAACAATGGCGGAACTGCCGTCGGAAGTTAAAAATGCCATCAGCCATCGCGGGCAGGCAATGGTGAAATTGAAAGAATATCTATTGTAG
- a CDS encoding YhbY family RNA-binding protein, whose product MLNSKQRAQLRAMANSLDSIIHVGKTGLTDNITVQLDGVLATRELIKGTVLETSPLTAKEAANALAEKTKADVVQVIGRRFVLYRRNNEKPTIELCE is encoded by the coding sequence ATGCTAAACAGCAAACAACGCGCCCAATTACGCGCTATGGCAAACAGCTTAGACAGCATCATTCATGTCGGCAAAACAGGCTTAACCGACAATATCACTGTACAGCTTGACGGCGTATTGGCGACGCGTGAGCTCATCAAAGGCACAGTGTTAGAAACATCTCCGCTGACGGCAAAAGAAGCCGCCAATGCCCTGGCAGAAAAGACAAAGGCCGATGTCGTGCAAGTCATCGGGCGACGGTTTGTCCTGTATCGCCGCAATAACGAGAAACCCACCATCGAGCTATGCGAATAG
- the ftsY gene encoding signal recognition particle-docking protein FtsY, giving the protein MGFFDKLKTHFSEVFTRSKLDEDFYDELEEALITADIGVELAGELVEQLHNKIKLDKLSEPEQAKEALRELLIKRMCRGEHCSPAESSPLIVLVIGVNGVGKTTTLGKLAHHYQAQGKHVLLAAGDTFRAAAADQLEIWSKRANVDIVRQSEGADPAAVVFDALNAARARDVDVILIDTAGRLHTKSNLMQELAKIGRVIDREMPDASRECLLVLDATTGQNGLMQAAEFTQSIALTGLVLTKMDGTAKGGVAFAVGETLDVPVKWVGVGEQMGDLMPFDAEAFVREII; this is encoded by the coding sequence ATGGGATTTTTTGACAAATTGAAAACGCACTTTTCCGAAGTTTTCACACGGAGCAAGCTCGACGAAGATTTCTATGACGAACTTGAAGAGGCACTTATTACCGCCGACATCGGCGTGGAGCTTGCCGGCGAACTGGTCGAACAGCTGCATAATAAAATCAAGCTGGACAAGCTCTCTGAGCCCGAGCAAGCCAAAGAGGCACTGCGCGAACTGTTGATTAAGCGCATGTGTAGGGGCGAACATTGTTCGCCCGCAGAAAGCAGCCCGTTAATCGTTCTTGTCATCGGCGTCAACGGCGTGGGCAAGACCACCACACTGGGCAAGTTGGCGCACCACTACCAAGCACAAGGCAAACACGTCCTGCTGGCGGCAGGCGACACATTCCGCGCTGCGGCAGCCGACCAATTGGAAATTTGGAGCAAGCGTGCCAACGTAGATATTGTCAGGCAAAGCGAGGGCGCAGACCCCGCTGCCGTGGTATTTGACGCACTCAATGCCGCCCGTGCGCGCGACGTCGACGTCATTCTCATCGACACAGCGGGACGACTGCACACCAAGAGCAATCTCATGCAAGAACTGGCAAAAATCGGGCGCGTCATCGACCGCGAAATGCCCGATGCATCACGCGAATGCTTGCTTGTCCTCGATGCCACAACAGGGCAAAATGGACTTATGCAAGCCGCTGAATTTACGCAATCCATTGCCTTAACAGGGCTGGTGCTGACCAAAATGGACGGTACAGCAAAAGGCGGCGTAGCCTTCGCCGTCGGCGAAACATTGGACGTACCCGTCAAATGGGTCGGTGTGGGCGAGCAGATGGGCGATTTAATGCCGTTTGACGCTGAGGCGTTTGTGAGGGAGATAATTTGA